From a single Arachis hypogaea cultivar Tifrunner chromosome 3, arahy.Tifrunner.gnm2.J5K5, whole genome shotgun sequence genomic region:
- the LOC112789906 gene encoding RNA polymerase sigma factor sigB, whose translation MSNPCCPRIDVAVQDQHAPNPACSGRLSGIPVTDPSPLSRSQGNTAAMSGAGFAMIEGTRRHRPLPFTVAALSSIVAAPSTRNFASICSPFAEAPSSATPPLFSSATSSVPGKTTACEFRCGGFGGGRVAFTSAGSWFASSTFSVATAPSSAPLLAVSFPSPLPRVVPFTARPSTSSLSIAIAAKFKSTLSTESLLTSEEAVIAAAAYEAVALAKAAVKVAKDAALLVKKKPSAEPAFRSHVSSKSDNLLLKWVQRMETGDDIARRPIDSGAQTVEDVNIVDSDEESDNVEPTYEELELLQEQLSDSIAVRSRRQIERKARRERVAEKTATNIVSFKSGSPSRRKRVPVQEVDYSDPLRYLRTTTSTTRLLTSTEEVQLSEGIQDLLKLEKLREEVAERCGGQPTFAQWAAVAGVDQKTLRKRLNHGKFCKDKMIKSNIRLVISIAKNYQGAGMNLEDLVQEGCRGLVRGAEKFDASKGFKFSTYAHWWIKQAVRKSLSDQSRTIRLPFHMVEATYRVKEARKQFFSENGRNPNDEEVAAATGLSMKRLGAVLLTPKAPRSLEQKIGINQNLKPSEVIAHPDAETAEEQLIKQMMKKDLEMVLESLNPREQQVIRWRFGMDDGRMKTLQEIGEMMGVSRERVRQIESVAFRKLRNKKRTKHFQQYLVSS comes from the exons ATGTCCAACCCTTGCTGCCCTAGGATTGATGTTGCCGTCCAAGACCAGCACGCCCCCAACCCTGCGTGCAGCGGCCGCCTTTCGGGCATACCCGTCACAGACCCGAGTCCACTTTCACGGTCCCAAGGAAATACGGCGGCCATGAGTGGTGCTGGCTTCGCCATGATTGAGGGAACTCGACGGCACAGACCCCTGCCTTTTACCGTCGCCGCTCTGTCTTCCATCGTCGCTGCTCCGTCAACCCGGAACTTCGCGAGCATTTGCTCTCCCTTCGCGGAGGCGCCGTCCTCGGCGACGCCTCCCCTGTTTAGCTCTGCAACGTCGTCGGTGCCGGGCAAGACCACCGCGTGCGAGTTCAGATGCGGTGGCTttg GTGGTGGTCGCGTCGCCTTCACCTCTGCCGGTTCTTGGTTTGCGTCCTCCACCTTCTCCGTCGCGACGGCGCCGTCTTCGGCGCCGCTTCTGGCAGTGAGTTTCCCGTCTCCGTTGCCCAGAGTGGTGCCATTCACTGCTCGTCCATCAACATCGTCACTGTCAATCGCGATCGCG GCGAAGTTTAAATCAACCTTATCTACAGAATCACTTCTTACTAGTGAAGAGGCTGTAATAGCTGCTGCTGCTTATGAAGCTGTTGCTCTTGCTAAAGCTGCTGTGAAGGTTGCAAAGGATGCAGCCCTGCTAGTTAAAAAGAAACCCTCGGCAGAACCAGCATTTAGATCGCATGTATCTTCCAAATCTGATAATTTACTTCTGAAGTGGGTTCAACGTATGGAAACAGGAGATGACATAGCAAGACGTCCCATTGACTCTGGAGCACAAACAGTGGAAGATGTAAACATAGTGGATAGTGATGAGGAGTCTGATAATGTGGAGCCTACCTATGAGGaacttgagcttctgcaggaacAGCTTTCAGATAGTATAGCCGTAAGATCTAGGCGCCAAATAGAAAGAAAAGCTAGAAGAGAGAGGGTGGCAGAGAAGACTGCCACAAATATTGTTTCTTTCAAGTCTGGTTCCCCCAGCAGGAGAAAGCGTGTTCCCGTTCAAGAAGTAGACTATTCCGATCCACTTCGTTACTTGAGAACAACAACCAGCACTACTAGGCTTCTTACATCAACTGAAGAAGTTCAACTGTCTGAAGGAATTCAG GACCTACTAAAGCTTGAAAAGCTCCGGGAGgaagttgcagaaagatgtggtGGGCAACCCACATTTGCTCAATGGGCTGCAGTAGCTGGAGTAGATCAGAAGACCCTGAGGAAACGTCTAAATCATGGGAAATTTTGCAAAGACAAAATGATTAAAAGCAATATACGGCTTGTGATATCAATTGCTAAGAATTATCAAGGAGCTGGGATGAACCTGGAGGATCTTGTCCAG GAAGGATGCCGAGGCCTTGTGAGAGGTGCAGAGAAGTTTGACGCTTCCAAGGGTTTTAAGTTCTCCACATATGCTCATTGGTGGATTAAACAGGCAGTTCGAAAGTCGCTTTCTGATCAGTCAAGGACCATTCGCCTACCT TTCCACATGGTGGAGGCAACTTACAGAGTGAAAGAGGCAAGAAAACAATTTTTTAGTGAAAATGGAAGAAACCCCAATGATGAAGAAGTTGCTGCAGCAACTGGACTGTCAATGAAGAGGCTTGGTGCTGTACTCTTGACCCCAAAAGCTCCCAGATCTCTAGAGCAGAAGATTGGGATCAACCAGAATTTGAAGCCTTCG GAAGTGATCGCTCATCCTGATGCTGAAACAGCTGAGGAACAGCTCATCAAACAAATGATGAAGAAGGACCTCGAGATGGTGCTGGAAAGTCTTAATCCCAGAGAGCAACAGGTCATAAGATGGAGATTTGGTATGGATGATGGAAGGATGAAGACATTGCAAGAGATAGGGGAAATGATGGGCGTGAGTAGGGAGAGAGTCAGGCAAATTGAGTCTGTTGCTTTTAGGAAACTTAGGAACAAGAAGAGGACCAAGCATTTCCAGCAGTATTTGGTTTCATCATAA
- the LOC112789907 gene encoding phospholipase A1-IIdelta, which translates to MQKLGQSQRRRRQQQQQRQRGRRSDSEEDDDVPKVMKGWLTIYTSEDPKSPFTKLSARTQVLTKVKALLKLYKDENPSVVLVGHSLGASLSIVSAFDLVENGITDVPVAAFVFGSPHIGNKAFNERVKSFNNLKVLHVRNVIAVIPHYPGRLLGYEYTGVELEIDTRKSPNLKDSKNPSDWHNLQTMLHVVAGWNGKHGEFKLRVKRSLALVNKSCEFLKDEYRVPGLWWVEKNKGMVKRYDGEWVLDAPEAEDIPVPEDYD; encoded by the coding sequence ATGCAAAAACTTGGACAAAGCCAAAGACGGAGacggcagcagcagcagcagcgacAGCGAGGAAGACGCAGCGACAGCGAGGAAGACGATGACGTCCCCAAAGTAATGAAGGGTTGGCTAACAATCTACACCTCCGAAGATCCAAAATCTCCATTCACAAAACTAAGCGCAAGGACACAAGTCTTAACCAAAGTGAAAGCCCTGTTGAAACTCTACAAAGACGAGAACCCTAGCGTGGTCCTGGTAGGGCACAGCCTAGGTGCATCCTTGTCCATCGTGAGCGCTTTCGACCTCGTTGAAAACGGCATCACCGACGTCCCCGTCGCCGCTTTCGTTTTTGGTTCACCCCACATTGGGAACAAGGCATTCAACGAGAGAGTGAAGAGTTTCAATAACTTGAAGGTTCTTCATGTGAGAAACGTGATTGCCGTAATTCCTCATTACCCAGGGAGGCTGCTAGGGTACGAATATACCGGCGTGGAGCTCGAGATCGATACGCGAAAATCGCCGAATCTGAAGGACTCGAAGAACCCTAGCGACTGGCATAACCTGCAGACAATGCTGCATGTGGTGGCGGGGTGGAATGGGAAGCATGGTGAGTTTAAGTTGAGAGTGAAGAGAAGCTTGGCTCTTGTGAACAAGTCTTGTGAGTTTTTGAAGGATGAGTACCGCGTGCCTGGGTTATGGTGGGTTGAGAAGAATAAAGGGATGGTGAAAAGGTACGATGGTGAGTGGGTCCTGGATGCCCCAGAAGCGGAGGACATACCTGTGCCTGAAGATTATGATTGA